In one Culex quinquefasciatus strain JHB chromosome 2, VPISU_Cqui_1.0_pri_paternal, whole genome shotgun sequence genomic region, the following are encoded:
- the LOC119765980 gene encoding uncharacterized protein LOC119765980, translating into MASEEQVVLDETVLLEDLQQEALDVFKQVNFDCIELITFQRSQFEAKLALFPEFVVNNLWEVVSEWRTLNDLDFNFTIEDGIDSDQINSESEATSPSQRAISPIETPAGCSGKDGTDLVVPGQNGLANSNTDPVESIPSLSGSCATNSSRNAILPIKTPVGGAGTSRIAVLSNAKETDLVAAGQTGLANSNTGSVGSIPSLSGSCEIGK; encoded by the exons atggcGTCAGAAGAGCAAGTCGTGTTAGACGAGACCGTTTTATTAGAAGATCTTCAACAGGAAGCGTTGGACGTGTTTAAGCAGGTGAATTTCGATTGCATTGAGCTAATTACATTTCAACGATCACAGTTTGAAGCAAAGCTTGCCTTATTCCCTGAATTCGTCGTAAACAACTTGTGGGAAGTTGTTTCCGAGTGGAGGACCCTTAAC GATCTTGACTTCAACTTCACAATCGAAGACGGAATCGACTCGGACCAGATCAACAGTGAAAGCGAAGCGACGAGCCCATCCCAGCGCGCCATTTCACCGATCGAGACGCCAGCTGGATGCTCCGGCAAGGACGGCACGGATCTTGTTGTCCCCGGCCAGAACGGGCTCGCAAATTCTAAC ACCGATCCGGTGGAATCGATCCCGAGCCTGAGCGGAAGTTGCGCGACGAACTCTTCCCGGAACGCAATTCTGCCGATCAAGACGCCAGTTGGAGGCGCTGGCACGTCCCGGATCGCCGTTCTTTCGAACGCAAAGGAAACGGATCTTGTGGCCGCCGGCCAGACTGGCCTCGCGAATTCTAAC ACCGGATCGGTAGGATCGATCCCGAGCCTGAGCGGAAGTTGCGAGATTGGAAAGTAG
- the LOC6040958 gene encoding muscle-specific protein 20, translating into MALERQVRAKIAGKRDLEKDKEAQYWMEEVLGEKFPAGVLYEDALRDGLILCKVINKLSPGAVPKVNTSGSQFKMMENINMFQQAIKKYGVPDLDVFQTVDLYEKKDIAQVTSSIFALGRACYKHPEFQGPFLGPKPADECKRNFSEETLNAGQSIIGLQAGQNKGASQAGQNIGAGRKIILGK; encoded by the exons atggCTTTGGAGCGTCAAGTTCGTGCAAAG ATTGCCGGTAAGCGCGATCTGGAAAAGGACAAGGAAGCCCAGTACTGGATGGAGGAGGTCCTCGGTGAGAAATTCCCGGCCGGAGTCCTGTACGAGGACGCCCTCCGAGACGGGCTCATCCTGTGCAAAGTGATCAACAAGCTGAGCCCCGGCGCCGTGCCGAAGGTGAACACCTCCGGGTCGCAGTTCAAAATGATGGAGAACATCAACATGTTCCAGCAGGCCATCAAGAAGTACGGCGTGCCCGACCTGGACGTGTTCCAGACGGTGGACCTGTACGAGAAGAAGGACATTGCCCAGGTCACTAGCTCGATATTCGCGCTGGGACGAGCG TGCTACAAACACCCGGAATTCCAGGGCCCGTTCCTGGGGCCGAAGCCCGCCGACGAGTGCAAACGCAACTTCTCCGAGGAAACGCTGAACGCCGGCCAGAGCATCATCGGACTGCAGGCCGGCCAGAACAAGGGCGCGTCCCAGGCCGGCCAGAACATCGGTGCCGGTCGCAAGATCATCCTCGGAAAGTGA